The Plectropomus leopardus isolate mb chromosome 15, YSFRI_Pleo_2.0, whole genome shotgun sequence genome has a segment encoding these proteins:
- the olig3 gene encoding oligodendrocyte transcription factor 3, protein MNSDSSPSSRASSPDMDVMSLRDHHHHHHHHHHVGSSVSSSTQSGEQRPKLSAGELMRPGDPKSVGSSSSSSSSGSSNKFKLKKQVTEEEMYHLRLKINGRERKRMHDLNLAMDGLREVMPYAHGPSVRKLSKIATLLLARNYILMLNSSLDEMKRLVGEIYGGHNSAFHCGTVAHAAGPGGHSGGPVAAAAAAAAAAAHQVHPLLGSALSTSTSSTLSSALPGLTSIRAPHALMKGSPAAPPALQLGSGFQHWAGLPCPCTICQVPPPPHIPVTSTGLTRLTGEGKDLMK, encoded by the coding sequence ATGAATTCAGACTCCAGCCCGAGCAGCAGAGCCTCTTCCCCGGACATGGACGTCATGTCTCTCCGagaccaccaccatcaccaccatcaccaccaccacgtCGGCTCCTCCGTGTCCTCGTCTACGCAGAGCGGCGAGCAGCGCCCGAAGCTGAGCGCCGGGGAGCTCATGCGCCCTGGAGACCCCAAATCTGtgggaagcagcagcagcagcagcagcagcggcagcagcaacAAGTTCAAACTGAAGAAACAAGTCACCGAGGAGGAAATGTACCATCTCCGCCTCAAGATTAACGGCCGAGAGCGGAAGCGCATGCACGACCTCAACCTGGCCATGGACGGCCTGCGCGAAGTGATGCCGTACGCGCACGGGCCCTCGGTGCGAAAGTTGTCCAAAATCGCCACGCTGCTTCTCGCCAGGAACTACATCCTGATGCTCAACAGCTCCTTGGACGAGATGAAGCGGCTGGTGGGGGAGATTTACGGCGGGCACAACTCAGCTTTCCACTGCGGGACTGTGGCGCACGCCGCCGGCCCGGGTGGACACTCCGGGGGTCCCGTCGCTGCAGCCGCAGCCGCAGCCGCAGCTGCCGCGCACCAGGTGCACCCTCTCCTCGGCAGCGCACTGTCAACCTCTACGTCCTCCACGCTGTCGAGCGCGCTGCCGGGGCTCACGTCTATCCGAGCACCCCACGCCCTGATGAAGGGCTCCCCGGCTGCGCCCCCGGCCCTGCAGCTGGGCTCCGGTTTCCAGCACTGGGCCGGACTGCCGTGTCCCTGCACCATCTGCCAGGTGCCCCCTCCTCCACACATCCCCGTCACCTCTACCGGCCTCACGAGACTCACAGGGGAGGGCAAGGACCTGATGAAATGA
- the LOC121954917 gene encoding amine sulfotransferase-like — translation MESLDLVNPYLFRYKRRIFLVKGKLRPSDLDALKHFEIRPTDLFLVTYPKSGTAWMQQILVQIMEAAHPDWAEDVSNRALVPWLEERSLDNPCRERPDPRIFGSHLPPDMLPQGVKDKQIKVVYVRRNPKDVLVSLYHFAQSWVMLETPRSFEDFFQQFLDGNVYMGSWFEHVREYHEAQDQLNIHFVQYEDMLKDLRGEVVKLCAFLGKDLTDEAIDRVVEASTFKNMKNNPKANYKDLLETNRYKKETMRKGIAGDWKNVFTVAQNEDFDKVFKEKMSDFPLTCTWEIKQ, via the exons ATGGAATCTCTGGACTTGGTGAACCCTTACTTGTTCAGGTACAAAAGGAGGATTTTTTTAGTCAAGGGGAAATTGAGACCTTCAGACCTTGATGCTCTGAAACATTTTGAGATTCGCCCTACTGATCTCTTCCTCGTCACGTACCCCAAATCAG GCACAGCATGGATGCAGCAGATTCTGGTCCAGATTATGGAAGCTGCACACCCTGACTGGGCAGAAGATGTGAGCAACAGGGCACTGGTTCCTTGGCTGGAGGAGAGAAGCTTAGACAACCCTTGCCGTGAAAGGCCAGATCCTCGGATCTTTGGCTCACATCTCCCACCTGACATGTTGCCCCAGGGagtgaaagacaaacaaatcaaa GTTGTGTATGTTCGAAGAAACCCCAAAGATGTCCTGGTGTCCTTGTACCACTTTGCCCAAAGTTGGGTAATGCTGGAAACACCGCGGAGCTTTGAGGATTTCTTTCAGCAGTTCCTGGATGGTAATG TTTACATGGGATCATGGTTTGAGCATGTGCGAGAATATCACGAAGCACAAGATCAATTGAACATCCATTTTGTGCAGTATGAAGACATGTTGAAG GACCTCAGAGGGGAAGTTGTTAAGCTTTGTGCTTTTCTGGGAAAAGACTTGACAGATGAAGCTATTGATCGTGTTGTGGAGGCGTCcaccttcaaaaacatgaagaacaACCCCAAAGCAAACTACAAGGACTTACTTGAAACTAACCGTTACAAGAAGGAAACCATGCGCAAAG GTATAGCAGGCGACTGGAAGAATGTCTTCACAGTGGCTCAAAACGAAGATTTTGACAAAGTGTTCAAGGAGAAGATGAGCGACTTTCCTCTGACCTGCACCTGGGAGATCAAACAGTAG